The Lysobacter enzymogenes genome window below encodes:
- a CDS encoding OFA family MFS transporter has translation MSSQSAAIAATQPAAPGLLSKERIVAKPGFNRWLVPPAALAIHLCIGMAYGFSVFWLPLSKAVGIEQPLDCPADMGFFARMFATGCDWKVSSLGWMYTLFFVLLGCSAALWGGWLERAGPRKAGVVSALCWCGGLVISAIGIKTHQIWLLWLGSGVIGGIGLGLGYISPVSTLIKWFPDRRGMATGMAIMGFGGGAMIGSPLADALMKRFATADSVGVFETFLVLAAGYFVFMMAGAFGYRVPPSGWQPAGWTPPPAQSNAMITQQHVHASKVWGIPQFWLLWGVLCLNVSAGIGVIGMASPMLQEVFGGKLIGVDGGIKSLAEDQLKAIAAIAAGFTGLLSLFNIGGRFFWASTSDYIGRKMTYVVFFVLGFVLYASAPSAGSAGSIAAFVAIFCVILSMYGGGFATIPAYLADLFGTQMVGAIHGRLLTAWATAGILGPVVVNYMRDYQLGLGLPPSQVYNTTMYILAAMLVLGLLCNLLVRPIAQKHFMTPEELAREKALAHEKTGRNGEAAYSAEQMALVGRGGNPALVLAAWAAVGVPLAWGMWVTLQKAFVLFH, from the coding sequence ATGTCCAGCCAAAGCGCGGCGATCGCCGCAACGCAGCCCGCCGCACCCGGCCTGCTGTCGAAAGAACGCATCGTCGCCAAACCCGGATTCAACCGCTGGCTGGTGCCGCCGGCGGCCCTGGCGATCCACCTGTGCATCGGCATGGCCTACGGCTTCAGCGTGTTCTGGCTGCCGCTGTCGAAGGCGGTCGGCATCGAGCAACCGCTGGACTGCCCGGCCGACATGGGCTTCTTCGCGCGCATGTTCGCCACCGGCTGCGATTGGAAAGTCAGTTCGCTGGGCTGGATGTACACCCTGTTCTTCGTCCTGCTGGGCTGCTCGGCGGCGCTGTGGGGCGGTTGGCTGGAACGCGCCGGCCCGCGCAAGGCCGGCGTGGTCTCGGCGCTGTGCTGGTGCGGCGGGCTGGTGATTTCGGCCATCGGCATCAAGACCCACCAGATCTGGCTGCTGTGGCTGGGTTCGGGCGTGATCGGCGGCATCGGCCTGGGCCTGGGCTACATCTCGCCGGTGTCGACCCTGATCAAGTGGTTCCCCGACCGCCGCGGCATGGCCACCGGCATGGCGATCATGGGCTTCGGCGGCGGCGCGATGATCGGCAGCCCGCTCGCCGACGCGCTGATGAAGCGCTTCGCCACCGCCGATTCGGTCGGCGTGTTCGAAACCTTCCTGGTCCTGGCCGCGGGCTATTTCGTGTTCATGATGGCCGGCGCGTTCGGCTACCGGGTGCCGCCGAGCGGCTGGCAGCCGGCCGGCTGGACGCCGCCGCCGGCGCAGAGCAACGCGATGATCACCCAGCAGCACGTGCACGCCAGCAAGGTCTGGGGCATTCCGCAGTTCTGGCTGCTGTGGGGCGTGCTGTGCCTCAACGTCTCCGCCGGCATCGGCGTGATCGGCATGGCCTCGCCGATGCTGCAGGAAGTGTTCGGCGGCAAGCTGATCGGCGTCGACGGCGGGATCAAGTCGCTGGCCGAGGACCAGCTCAAGGCGATCGCCGCGATCGCCGCGGGCTTCACCGGCCTGCTGAGCCTGTTCAACATCGGCGGGCGCTTCTTCTGGGCGTCCACCTCCGACTACATCGGCCGCAAGATGACCTATGTGGTGTTCTTCGTGCTCGGCTTCGTGCTGTACGCGTCGGCGCCGTCGGCGGGCTCGGCCGGCAGCATCGCCGCGTTCGTGGCGATCTTCTGCGTGATCCTGTCGATGTACGGCGGCGGCTTCGCGACCATTCCGGCCTATCTGGCCGACCTGTTCGGCACCCAGATGGTCGGCGCCATCCACGGCCGCCTGCTGACCGCCTGGGCCACCGCCGGCATCCTCGGGCCGGTGGTGGTCAACTACATGCGCGATTACCAGCTCGGCCTGGGCCTGCCGCCTTCGCAGGTCTACAACACCACCATGTATATCCTGGCCGCGATGCTCGTCTTGGGCCTGCTGTGCAACCTGCTGGTGCGGCCGATCGCGCAGAAGCACTTCATGACGCCGGAGGAACTGGCGCGCGAGAAGGCGCTGGCGCACGAGAAGACCGGCCGCAACGGCGAGGCCGCCTACAGCGCCGAGCAGATGGCCCTGGTCGGCCGCGGCGGCAATCCGGCGCTGGTGCTGGCGGCCTGGGCCGCGGTCGGCGTGCCGCTGGCCTGGGGCATGTGGGTGACCTTGCAGAAGGCGTTCGTGCTGTTCCATTAA
- a CDS encoding substrate-binding domain-containing protein has product MFKVQIQPKWTLHAADGRPLPPKLIELLLGVHATGSLAAACRELGLSYRYAWGLLQDSQALFDAPLLRMERGRGARLTALGERLVWAEQRIAARLAPTLDSLASEVEVELGRALSALAAPPRIHAAHGFAVETLRRFLDEADTEVDLKYRSPGDALDALRAGACDLAGVHLPIGEFERDILAHYADRIDPHGDRVLHLATRRIGLIVAPGNPKRIRALADLLRAEVRFIHRQPGSGARLLLERMLARQGHSIRAVRGCGIDELTHAAVAAYVASGMADAGFGLETPARRYGLEFVPVATEHYFFLARASTLDSPALAETLAILRSERFRSELGRLPGYDAGRCGEVQDLVEAFASARAVFG; this is encoded by the coding sequence ATGTTCAAGGTCCAAATCCAACCCAAATGGACACTTCACGCCGCCGATGGGCGGCCGCTGCCGCCGAAACTGATCGAATTGTTGTTGGGCGTGCATGCGACCGGATCGCTCGCCGCGGCCTGTCGCGAGCTGGGACTTTCGTACCGCTATGCGTGGGGCTTGCTGCAGGATTCGCAGGCGCTGTTCGACGCGCCGCTGCTGCGCATGGAGCGCGGCCGCGGCGCGCGCCTGACCGCGCTCGGCGAGCGGCTGGTGTGGGCCGAGCAGCGCATCGCCGCGCGGCTGGCGCCGACGCTGGACAGTCTGGCTTCGGAGGTGGAAGTGGAATTGGGCCGCGCGCTCAGCGCGTTGGCGGCGCCGCCGCGCATCCATGCCGCGCACGGTTTCGCGGTGGAGACCTTGCGCCGGTTCCTCGACGAGGCCGACACCGAGGTCGACCTGAAATACCGCAGCCCCGGCGACGCGCTCGACGCGCTGCGCGCCGGCGCCTGCGACCTGGCCGGCGTGCATCTGCCGATCGGCGAGTTCGAGCGCGACATCCTCGCCCATTACGCCGACCGCATCGATCCGCACGGCGACCGCGTGCTGCATCTGGCCACGCGCCGGATCGGCCTGATCGTGGCGCCGGGCAATCCCAAGCGCATCCGCGCGCTGGCCGATCTGCTGCGTGCCGAAGTCCGCTTCATCCACCGCCAGCCCGGTTCCGGCGCGCGCCTGCTGCTGGAGCGGATGCTGGCGCGGCAGGGCCATTCGATCCGCGCGGTGCGCGGTTGCGGCATCGACGAACTGACCCACGCCGCGGTCGCGGCCTACGTCGCCAGCGGCATGGCCGACGCCGGCTTCGGCCTGGAGACGCCGGCGCGGCGCTACGGCCTCGAGTTCGTGCCGGTGGCGACCGAACACTATTTCTTCCTCGCCCGGGCGAGCACGCTGGACTCGCCGGCGCTGGCCGAAACCTTGGCGATCCTGCGCAGCGAGCGGTTTCGCAGCGAACTGGGCCGGCTGCCGGGTTACGACGCGGGGCGTTGCGGCGAGGTGCAGGATCTGGTCGAGGCGTTCGCCTCGGCGCGGGCGGTGTTCGGTTGA
- a CDS encoding DUF885 domain-containing protein has translation MRSPHRTSLALALSAALLALAMTACKPPESAAPPSAAAPAAATANAADPAVDAAFAELSKRWLDGVMKINPVAATQIGDHRFDGEIDDLSAAGRQHQLDFSKKLLGELDAIDATKLSRENQVDALILRNRLQADVWNLQTLQSWAWDPLVYSGLAGDAIYNLMARDFAPMPQRLEAATARMEKIPQIFAEARANLDPARVPKIHAETVAKQNAGVLSLIDTFIVPNAGQLKGEPRKRLDAAVAGLRKAVAEQQTWLDKTLVPNAKGDFRIGQTLYDEKLKFSLNSSLSRAQIMQRAKAELARVRGEMYAIAQKELKDKPNAPALPDKPTPAQQQAAIEAALELAYADKAPRDKVVDFAKQTLSEATEFTRAKNLVTVPDAPVKVILMPEFQRGVALAYCDSPGPLDKGLDTYYAISPIPDDWNDEQVNSFLREYNTRMIHLLSIHEAMPGHYLEGAHSAKAPSTLRAVLRSGVFAEGWAVYSEDLMADSGYLNNDPLFRLVQLKFYLRSIGNAILDQGVQVEDWSREQAMEFMTKQTFQQEREAAGKWVRAQLTSAQLPTYFVGAQEHFDMRRAVEEKLGPKFELKAYHDQVLSYGAPPVRFVRELMLDEPIR, from the coding sequence ATGCGTTCGCCGCATCGCACTTCGCTCGCCCTCGCCCTTTCCGCCGCCCTGCTCGCCCTGGCCATGACCGCCTGCAAGCCGCCCGAATCCGCCGCACCGCCGAGCGCCGCCGCGCCGGCCGCAGCGACCGCCAACGCCGCCGACCCGGCCGTGGACGCCGCGTTCGCCGAGCTGTCCAAGCGCTGGCTCGACGGGGTGATGAAGATCAACCCGGTCGCCGCGACCCAGATCGGCGATCACCGCTTCGACGGCGAGATCGACGACCTCAGCGCCGCCGGCCGCCAGCACCAGCTCGACTTCAGCAAGAAGCTGCTCGGCGAACTCGACGCGATCGACGCGACCAAGCTCTCGCGCGAGAACCAGGTCGACGCGCTGATCCTGCGCAACCGCCTGCAAGCCGACGTGTGGAACCTGCAGACCCTGCAGAGCTGGGCCTGGGACCCGCTGGTCTACAGCGGCCTGGCCGGCGACGCGATCTACAACCTGATGGCGCGCGACTTCGCGCCGATGCCGCAGCGGCTGGAAGCGGCGACCGCGCGCATGGAGAAGATCCCGCAGATCTTCGCCGAGGCCCGCGCCAACCTGGATCCGGCGCGGGTGCCGAAGATCCACGCCGAGACCGTGGCCAAGCAGAACGCCGGCGTGCTGAGCCTGATCGACACCTTCATCGTGCCCAACGCCGGCCAGCTCAAGGGCGAGCCGCGCAAGCGGCTGGACGCCGCCGTCGCCGGCCTGCGCAAGGCCGTGGCCGAGCAGCAGACCTGGCTCGACAAGACCCTGGTGCCGAACGCCAAGGGCGATTTCCGCATCGGCCAGACCCTGTACGACGAGAAGCTCAAGTTCTCGCTGAACTCGTCGCTGTCGCGCGCGCAGATCATGCAGCGCGCCAAGGCCGAGCTGGCGCGCGTGCGCGGCGAGATGTACGCGATCGCGCAGAAGGAACTCAAGGACAAGCCGAACGCGCCGGCGCTGCCGGACAAGCCGACGCCGGCGCAGCAGCAGGCCGCGATCGAGGCCGCGCTGGAACTGGCGTACGCCGACAAGGCGCCGCGCGACAAGGTCGTCGACTTCGCCAAGCAGACCTTGAGCGAGGCGACCGAATTCACCCGCGCCAAGAACTTGGTGACCGTGCCCGACGCGCCGGTCAAGGTGATCCTGATGCCGGAATTCCAGCGCGGCGTGGCGCTGGCCTACTGCGATTCGCCGGGCCCGCTCGACAAGGGCCTGGACACCTACTACGCGATCTCGCCGATCCCCGACGACTGGAACGACGAGCAGGTCAACTCGTTCCTGCGCGAATACAACACGCGCATGATCCACCTGCTGTCGATCCACGAAGCGATGCCGGGCCACTACCTGGAAGGCGCGCATTCGGCGAAGGCGCCGTCGACCCTGCGCGCGGTGCTGCGTTCGGGCGTGTTCGCCGAAGGCTGGGCGGTGTACAGCGAAGACCTGATGGCCGACTCCGGGTACTTGAACAACGACCCGCTGTTCCGCCTGGTCCAGCTCAAGTTCTACCTGCGCAGCATCGGCAACGCGATCCTCGACCAGGGCGTGCAGGTCGAGGACTGGAGCCGCGAGCAGGCGATGGAATTCATGACGAAGCAGACCTTCCAGCAGGAACGCGAAGCCGCCGGCAAATGGGTGCGCGCGCAGCTGACCTCGGCGCAGCTGCCGACCTACTTCGTCGGCGCGCAGGAACATTTCGACATGCGCCGCGCGGTCGAGGAGAAGCTCGGCCCGAAGTTCGAGCTCAAGGCCTACCACGACCAGGTGCTGTCCTACGGCGCGCCGCCGGTGCGGTTCGTGCGCGAGCTGATGCTGGACGAACCGATCCGCTGA
- a CDS encoding TonB-dependent receptor, protein MSQSLRSPEARYRRLSLALALALAAPLAQAADAAAATDAGDAGPGVTLDAVQVTGTNLKRSDEAGVNPVLVLDRAQIEKSGKVTVSDLLRSLTVNSGNSFNEQYTGSFANGSAGVSLRGLSQKNTLVLVNGYRVASYGFAQGTQDNFVDLNALPLGAIERVEILKDGASALYGSDAIAGVVNLILRRKIEGVEVDASYGASTEGGIDQRSLGLRAGRGDPAQDGYSLRFSLDVFQRGQLNADERDLTKSGDYRNQPGGRLAGWSTQGVAYLTNPRAPVAFACQPGTQSRPYSDFGSPLPGNACAFNTQPFRTLIPDVERYQALVAGDVRFSDTVQGFGEILYSTSHNGAYFSAPMTVGAGLRAYDRSTGRLVDIPAVLPVGHPNNPNAAPTPFEYSFLDLGARYKINKSQFYRTLFGLRGQGQVWDWEVAASHSESRQREYVRNFLDRYAFERVLRDGSYDFLNPSRTPGALDALRLSTRRPGTYRLSTLSGKISGFPFQWRAGDVGVAAGVEFRDEAQDARTSPQVLSGTELRPAINLIDGDRRVAAAFFELSLKPWQQVEVQLAGRGDHYSDFGSAFSPKLGVRWQLNDDFLLRLNASRGFRAPSLPEIAQSTTISYGTVIDPFDPVQPGASRGVTVLRAGNPDLKAERSSNINLGLLWAPDADTSLGIDVYRIRQDDLIAPDNVQFVVSNPAANPGRITRDAQGRLQLVENRYSNQGTLTTTGFDIEGRKVWHAGDDTWTLDGTWTRLLSFEQPLVAGQAEQDGAGNNLFGALPKWRGITSLAWNRGDWKTQLSWRYIGGYGQKVVDARSNPGLRSKVDDYHQFDLYVGYEGLHDTTLYASVQNLADKAPPFDPSGGALPYDITQYDALGRFVTVGVKYKF, encoded by the coding sequence ATGTCCCAGTCCCTCCGCAGTCCCGAAGCGCGCTACCGACGTCTGTCGCTGGCGCTCGCGCTCGCCCTGGCCGCGCCGCTGGCGCAGGCCGCCGATGCCGCAGCCGCAACCGATGCCGGTGATGCCGGCCCCGGCGTCACCCTCGACGCGGTGCAGGTCACCGGCACCAACCTCAAGCGCAGCGACGAAGCCGGGGTGAACCCGGTGCTGGTGCTGGACCGCGCGCAGATCGAAAAGAGCGGCAAGGTCACCGTGTCGGACCTGCTGCGCAGCCTCACCGTCAACAGCGGCAACAGCTTCAACGAGCAGTACACCGGCAGCTTCGCCAACGGTTCGGCCGGCGTTTCGCTGCGCGGCCTGAGCCAGAAGAACACCTTGGTGCTGGTCAACGGCTATCGCGTCGCCTCCTACGGTTTCGCCCAGGGCACCCAGGACAATTTCGTCGACCTCAACGCGCTGCCGCTGGGCGCGATCGAACGGGTCGAGATCCTCAAGGACGGCGCCTCGGCGCTGTACGGCTCCGACGCCATCGCCGGCGTGGTCAACCTGATCCTGCGGCGCAAGATCGAAGGCGTCGAAGTCGACGCGTCCTACGGCGCCTCGACCGAAGGCGGCATCGACCAGCGCAGCCTCGGCCTGCGCGCGGGCCGCGGCGATCCGGCCCAGGACGGCTACAGCCTGCGTTTCAGCCTCGACGTGTTCCAGCGCGGCCAGCTCAACGCCGACGAACGCGACCTGACCAAGAGCGGCGACTACCGCAACCAGCCCGGCGGCCGCTTGGCCGGTTGGTCGACTCAGGGCGTGGCCTATCTGACCAACCCGCGCGCGCCGGTCGCGTTCGCGTGCCAGCCGGGCACGCAGTCGCGGCCGTACAGCGATTTCGGCAGCCCGCTGCCGGGCAACGCCTGCGCGTTCAACACCCAGCCGTTCCGCACCCTGATTCCGGATGTGGAGCGCTATCAGGCGCTGGTCGCCGGCGACGTGCGTTTCAGCGACACCGTGCAGGGCTTCGGCGAAATCCTCTACAGCACCAGCCACAACGGCGCTTACTTCAGCGCGCCGATGACGGTCGGCGCCGGCCTGCGCGCGTACGACCGCAGCACCGGCCGGTTGGTCGACATTCCGGCGGTGCTGCCGGTCGGGCATCCGAACAATCCCAACGCGGCGCCGACGCCGTTCGAGTATTCCTTCCTCGACCTCGGCGCGCGCTACAAGATCAACAAGTCGCAGTTCTACCGCACTTTGTTCGGCCTGCGCGGGCAGGGCCAGGTGTGGGATTGGGAAGTCGCCGCCAGCCATTCGGAAAGCCGCCAGCGCGAGTACGTGCGCAACTTCCTCGACCGCTACGCGTTCGAGCGGGTGCTGCGCGACGGCAGCTACGATTTTCTCAATCCTTCGCGCACGCCCGGCGCGCTCGACGCGCTGCGCCTGTCCACGCGCCGCCCGGGCACGTACCGCCTGAGCACGCTCAGCGGCAAGATCTCCGGCTTCCCGTTCCAGTGGCGCGCCGGCGACGTCGGCGTGGCCGCGGGCGTGGAGTTCCGCGACGAAGCCCAGGACGCGCGCACCAGCCCGCAGGTGCTGTCGGGCACCGAGCTTCGCCCGGCGATCAACCTGATCGACGGCGACCGCCGCGTCGCCGCCGCGTTCTTCGAACTCAGCCTCAAGCCCTGGCAGCAGGTGGAAGTGCAGCTCGCCGGCCGCGGCGACCACTACAGCGACTTCGGCAGCGCGTTCTCGCCGAAGCTCGGCGTGCGCTGGCAGCTCAACGACGATTTCCTGCTGCGCTTGAACGCCTCGCGCGGCTTCCGCGCGCCGTCGCTGCCGGAGATCGCGCAGAGCACCACGATCAGCTACGGCACGGTCATCGATCCCTTCGATCCGGTCCAGCCCGGCGCCTCGCGCGGCGTGACCGTGTTGCGCGCCGGCAACCCGGACCTCAAGGCCGAGCGTTCCAGCAACATCAACCTCGGCCTGCTGTGGGCGCCGGACGCCGACACCAGCCTCGGCATCGATGTCTACCGCATCCGCCAGGACGATCTGATCGCGCCGGACAACGTGCAGTTCGTGGTGTCCAACCCGGCCGCCAACCCGGGCCGGATCACCCGCGACGCGCAGGGCCGCCTGCAACTGGTCGAGAACCGTTACTCCAATCAGGGCACGTTGACGACGACCGGTTTCGACATCGAAGGACGCAAGGTCTGGCACGCCGGCGACGACACCTGGACCCTGGACGGCACCTGGACCCGCCTGCTGAGCTTCGAGCAGCCGCTGGTGGCCGGGCAGGCCGAGCAGGACGGCGCCGGCAACAACCTGTTCGGCGCGCTGCCGAAGTGGCGCGGCATCACCTCGCTGGCCTGGAACCGCGGCGACTGGAAGACCCAGTTGTCGTGGCGCTACATCGGCGGCTACGGCCAGAAGGTGGTCGATGCGCGCAGCAATCCGGGCCTGCGCAGCAAGGTCGACGACTACCATCAGTTCGACCTGTACGTGGGCTACGAGGGGCTGCACGACACCACGCTGTACGCCTCGGTGCAGAACCTCGCCGACAAGGCGCCGCCGTTCGATCCGTCCGGCGGTGCGTTGCCGTACGACATCACCCAGTACGACGCGCTGGGGCGGTTCGTGACGGTCGGGGTGAAGTACAAGTTCTGA
- a CDS encoding DUF4349 domain-containing protein, whose amino-acid sequence METNETHAPRRRNAAATRWLLAAALIAASAAGCSQSKHPEASMKAADEAVSVPEAPAAPPGARGGGSEEQAKADLGVLLAYEHRVRIRLAGDKIAARAKAVQDACTGGKFGPCVVLGMNQSGGDDPSASLQVRTVPNGVEPLIAMAGQGEQIADRGIQAEDLAVAVRDNSMRQDRLRREHARLLEFQERRDLKMADVLTLSQRIAEIESQLQAAEQEAAQQQRRISTQLINFDFATTATQESTSEIGQAVREFGGIVASVIAFLIRAAAVLLPLGLVGGIGLWLLLKLWRARRRRKAAG is encoded by the coding sequence ATGGAAACGAACGAAACCCACGCGCCGCGGCGGCGCAATGCGGCGGCGACGCGCTGGCTGCTGGCGGCGGCGTTGATCGCGGCGAGCGCGGCGGGCTGCAGCCAAAGCAAGCATCCCGAAGCGTCGATGAAGGCCGCCGACGAAGCTGTCAGTGTGCCGGAAGCGCCGGCCGCGCCGCCGGGCGCGCGCGGCGGCGGCAGCGAGGAGCAGGCCAAGGCCGACCTCGGCGTGTTGCTGGCCTACGAACACCGGGTTCGCATCCGCCTCGCCGGCGACAAGATCGCCGCCCGCGCCAAGGCCGTGCAGGACGCCTGCACCGGCGGCAAGTTCGGCCCCTGCGTGGTGCTGGGCATGAACCAGAGCGGCGGCGACGATCCCTCGGCGAGCCTGCAGGTGCGGACCGTGCCGAACGGCGTGGAGCCCTTGATCGCGATGGCCGGGCAGGGCGAGCAGATCGCCGACCGCGGCATCCAGGCCGAGGATCTGGCGGTCGCGGTGCGCGACAACTCGATGCGCCAGGACCGCCTGCGCCGCGAACACGCGCGCCTGCTCGAATTCCAGGAGCGGCGCGACCTGAAAATGGCCGACGTGCTGACCCTGTCGCAGCGCATCGCCGAAATCGAATCGCAGTTGCAGGCGGCCGAGCAAGAGGCCGCGCAGCAGCAGCGGCGCATCTCGACCCAGCTGATCAACTTCGACTTCGCCACCACCGCGACCCAGGAAAGCACCAGCGAGATCGGTCAGGCGGTGCGCGAATTCGGCGGCATCGTCGCCTCGGTGATCGCGTTCCTGATCCGCGCGGCGGCGGTGTTGCTGCCGCTGGGTCTGGTCGGCGGCATCGGGCTGTGGCTGCTGCTGAAGCTGTGGCGCGCGCGGCGGCGGCGCAAGGCCGCGGGCTGA
- the speG gene encoding spermidine N1-acetyltransferase, producing MTSIPIDDAPSSASASNGVTLRPLERGDLHFIHVLNNNRSVMGYWFEEPYESYVELEELYRKHIHDQSERRFIVQDSAMERIGLVELVEIDHLHRRGEFLIMISPEHQRRGYARLATRLAINYAFRVLNLYKLYLLVDVDNTRAIRIYEDAGFQREGVLVDEFFTDGRYHDVMRMCLFQHQVLGRVGK from the coding sequence ATGACCAGCATTCCTATCGACGACGCCCCGTCCTCCGCGTCCGCGTCCAACGGCGTCACCTTGCGCCCGCTGGAACGCGGCGATCTGCATTTCATCCATGTGCTCAACAACAACCGCAGCGTGATGGGTTATTGGTTCGAGGAGCCGTACGAGTCGTACGTCGAACTCGAGGAGCTGTACCGCAAGCACATCCACGACCAGTCCGAGCGCCGTTTCATCGTCCAGGACAGCGCGATGGAGCGGATCGGGCTGGTGGAACTGGTCGAGATCGACCATCTGCACCGGCGCGGCGAGTTCCTGATCATGATCTCGCCCGAACACCAGCGCCGCGGCTATGCGCGGCTGGCGACGCGGCTGGCGATCAATTACGCGTTCCGGGTGTTGAACCTGTACAAGCTGTATTTGCTGGTGGACGTCGACAACACCCGCGCGATCCGCATTTACGAGGATGCGGGGTTCCAGCGCGAAGGCGTGCTGGTCGATGAGTTCTTCACCGACGGGCGCTATCACGATGTGATGCGCATGTGTTTGTTCCAGCATCAGGTGCTGGGGCGGGTCGGCAAGTAA
- a CDS encoding peptidylprolyl isomerase, with the protein MTSIPSTALLAAALALAAASAQAATPAKGRTMQQVLDASQPSDWRALDPNNTLYLELARGRVVIELAPQFAPEHVANIRALAHNGYWNGLSVNRSQDNYVVQWGDPEEDAAKRKPLGPGAKDKLPAEFARKSAGLKMTVLPDADGWAKQAGFADGFPAARDSATGSSWLAHCYGTVGAGRDMAPDSSNGSELYVVIGQAPRHLDRNITTVGRVVQGMELLSVLPRGTGALGFYEKASERAPITSIRLAADVPEAQRAKLEVLRTDTPLFAELVESRRNRRDDWYLQPAGHINICNVPLPVREKKG; encoded by the coding sequence ATGACTTCGATTCCCAGTACCGCCTTGCTCGCCGCCGCGCTGGCGCTCGCCGCCGCATCCGCCCAGGCCGCCACGCCGGCCAAGGGCCGCACCATGCAGCAGGTGCTCGACGCCAGCCAGCCGTCCGACTGGCGCGCGCTGGATCCGAACAACACCTTGTACTTGGAACTCGCACGCGGCCGGGTGGTGATCGAGCTGGCGCCGCAGTTCGCGCCCGAACATGTCGCCAACATCCGCGCGCTGGCCCACAACGGCTACTGGAACGGCCTCAGCGTCAACCGTTCGCAGGACAACTACGTGGTGCAGTGGGGCGATCCCGAAGAAGACGCGGCCAAGCGCAAGCCGCTCGGCCCCGGCGCCAAGGACAAGCTGCCGGCCGAGTTCGCGCGCAAGAGCGCCGGGCTGAAGATGACCGTGCTGCCCGACGCCGACGGCTGGGCCAAGCAGGCCGGCTTCGCCGACGGCTTCCCGGCGGCGCGCGATTCGGCCACCGGTTCGAGCTGGCTGGCGCATTGCTACGGCACCGTCGGCGCCGGCCGCGACATGGCGCCCGATTCCAGCAACGGCAGCGAGCTGTATGTGGTGATCGGCCAAGCGCCGCGCCACCTGGACCGCAACATCACCACGGTCGGCCGGGTCGTGCAGGGCATGGAACTGCTGTCGGTGCTGCCGCGCGGGACCGGCGCCTTGGGGTTCTACGAGAAAGCGTCCGAGCGCGCGCCGATCACGTCGATCCGCTTGGCCGCCGACGTGCCCGAGGCGCAGCGCGCCAAGCTCGAAGTGCTGCGCACGGATACGCCGCTGTTCGCCGAGCTGGTGGAATCGCGGCGCAATCGTCGCGACGATTGGTATCTGCAGCCGGCGGGGCACATCAATATCTGCAATGTGCCGTTGCCGGTGCGCGAGAAGAAGGGCTGA
- a CDS encoding DUF1579 family protein, which yields MQFPRPDPAQLARLHRLAGDWAGPELAQPSPWGAGGPAHGRGRFRVGLDGIALLQDYEQEKDGQVVFRGHGVFLVEPDSSDVLWWWFDSLGFPAEAARGRWDGDILRFERSTPRGESRMRYEFAGDRYTFVIENRFPGQDGFAEFIRGDYARQA from the coding sequence ATGCAATTCCCCCGTCCCGATCCCGCCCAGCTCGCGCGCCTGCACCGCCTCGCCGGCGACTGGGCCGGGCCCGAACTCGCTCAGCCCTCGCCGTGGGGCGCCGGCGGCCCCGCGCATGGGCGCGGCCGTTTCCGCGTCGGCCTCGACGGCATCGCGCTGTTGCAGGACTACGAGCAGGAGAAGGACGGCCAAGTGGTGTTCCGCGGCCACGGCGTGTTCCTGGTCGAACCGGACAGTTCCGACGTGCTGTGGTGGTGGTTCGACTCGCTGGGCTTCCCGGCCGAAGCCGCGCGCGGCCGCTGGGACGGCGACATCCTGCGCTTCGAACGCAGCACGCCGCGCGGCGAGTCGCGAATGCGCTACGAATTCGCCGGCGACCGCTATACCTTCGTCATCGAGAACCGCTTCCCCGGCCAGGACGGGTTCGCCGAATTCATCCGCGGCGACTACGCGCGCCAGGCCTGA
- a CDS encoding PadR family transcriptional regulator, producing MTDLDSQLRKFQKELSTGTVSLALLAVLGAAREPMYGYQIAKRLEREGEGVLSGKQSALYPVLRNLGAAGLLDSHVEPSVTGPPRRYYRITDNGRAVLREWAQAWRATRDSVDSVLQGLDP from the coding sequence GTGACCGACCTCGACAGCCAACTGCGCAAGTTCCAGAAGGAGCTCAGCACCGGGACTGTGTCGCTGGCGCTGCTGGCGGTGCTCGGCGCGGCGCGCGAGCCGATGTACGGCTACCAGATCGCCAAGCGCCTGGAGCGCGAAGGCGAGGGCGTGCTCAGCGGCAAGCAGAGCGCGCTGTACCCGGTGCTGCGCAACCTCGGCGCGGCGGGGCTGCTGGACAGCCACGTCGAGCCGTCGGTGACCGGCCCGCCGCGGCGCTACTACCGCATCACCGACAACGGCCGGGCGGTTCTGCGCGAATGGGCGCAGGCCTGGCGCGCCACCCGCGATTCCGTCGATTCCGTCCTGCAGGGGCTCGATCCATGA